From the Desulfosarcina sp. BuS5 genome, one window contains:
- the cas3 gene encoding CRISPR-associated helicase Cas3', whose translation MDFDVEIAKIGAVLHDIGKASPIFQKRLVSKYRTGQSTFRHEIASCFFISLIKEKHQPQIIEMIIAHHKSIEGDKKLKGILDLEENEGDIFESHIKDWDIWKPDTLKILSAFGIKTRDISYDEAHDNYCKVLAYCETRVKDYGYSRWRGLLMAADYFASALSESTKHYLKNTFKKPVLNFYNRKSEFYPLSLKEAISEKPHTIVVACTGAGKTDYLFRRCKGRVFYTLPFQASINAMYQRVKNELLPSNPELDIRMLHSSSKIAVNDESQEEIVLQRLIGSSVKILTPYQLASIIFATRGFEFQIEDIKGCDVILDEIHTYTGVSKAIALKIVEVLNYLGCRIHIGTATMPSSLYEKIIKLLGENSVKQVSLDKTELEKFDRHKLFKINSWEDSDQIIADAVKKKQKVLLISNRVKSAQSVLARVKNLFPDIPSILIHSRFKRGDRYEKEKKLLGINKKGQPTGKFNTSLDACIVVSTQVVEVSLDISFDLMITETAPVDSLIQRFGRVNRKRSSSTIGVYKPIYLIAPPEDINEAAPYDLEILKNSFEVLEHNSILHESDYQKK comes from the coding sequence TTGGATTTTGATGTTGAAATTGCAAAAATAGGAGCTGTTCTCCATGATATTGGAAAAGCAAGTCCGATTTTTCAAAAAAGGCTTGTATCAAAATACAGGACTGGTCAATCAACATTCCGCCATGAAATTGCTTCATGCTTTTTTATTTCTCTAATCAAAGAGAAACACCAACCTCAGATAATTGAAATGATAATTGCCCATCATAAATCAATTGAAGGAGACAAAAAGCTGAAGGGCATACTTGATCTTGAAGAAAATGAAGGTGATATTTTTGAATCCCACATAAAAGACTGGGATATCTGGAAACCGGATACCCTGAAAATACTCTCCGCCTTTGGTATTAAGACCAGAGACATTTCTTATGACGAAGCTCATGATAATTATTGCAAAGTGTTAGCCTACTGCGAGACAAGAGTTAAGGATTATGGCTATTCAAGATGGCGCGGTTTACTTATGGCTGCAGATTATTTTGCTTCTGCCCTGTCTGAATCCACAAAGCATTATTTAAAAAATACATTTAAAAAACCAGTCTTGAATTTCTATAATAGAAAATCAGAATTTTATCCTTTGTCATTGAAAGAAGCTATATCGGAAAAACCACACACAATTGTAGTTGCATGTACGGGTGCAGGAAAAACAGACTATCTTTTCAGGCGGTGCAAGGGACGAGTATTTTACACACTTCCGTTTCAGGCATCAATAAATGCAATGTATCAACGAGTTAAAAATGAGTTGTTACCTTCAAATCCGGAACTGGATATTCGAATGCTTCATTCTTCTTCAAAAATAGCAGTTAACGATGAATCACAAGAAGAGATTGTTTTGCAGCGACTCATTGGTTCCAGTGTAAAAATTCTAACTCCATATCAATTAGCTTCTATCATATTCGCCACAAGAGGCTTTGAGTTTCAAATTGAAGATATCAAAGGTTGTGATGTTATTCTTGATGAAATTCATACTTATACAGGTGTCTCAAAGGCAATAGCGCTGAAAATTGTGGAAGTGCTAAATTATCTTGGCTGTCGTATCCATATCGGCACAGCTACCATGCCTTCTTCGTTATATGAAAAAATTATAAAATTGCTTGGGGAAAATTCTGTTAAGCAGGTTTCTTTGGATAAAACAGAGCTTGAAAAATTTGATCGCCATAAACTTTTTAAGATAAATTCATGGGAGGATTCAGATCAAATAATTGCTGATGCTGTCAAAAAAAAACAAAAAGTATTGCTTATTTCTAACCGTGTAAAATCAGCCCAAAGTGTTTTGGCCAGAGTAAAAAACTTATTTCCTGATATTCCATCCATTCTTATTCACAGCAGGTTTAAACGTGGAGACAGGTATGAAAAAGAAAAAAAACTTTTAGGTATCAATAAAAAAGGACAGCCAACAGGTAAATTTAATACTTCATTGGATGCTTGTATCGTAGTCTCCACACAGGTTGTTGAAGTCAGCCTGGATATCAGTTTCGATCTAATGATTACTGAGACAGCTCCTGTTGATTCCTTAATTCAACGTTTTGGAAGAGTTAACAGAAAAAGATCATCATCTACTATCGGCGTTTATAAGCCAATATATTTAATAGCACCTCCGGAAGATATAAATGAAGCAGCTCCTTATGATTTGGAAATATTGAAAAATAGTTTTGAAGTCCTGGAACATAATAGCATTCTTCACGAATCTGATTATCAAAAAAAATAG
- a CDS encoding transposase, with protein MKIPCAKRLGFVVSGLSFLQPALTNAQMYDFTLVATALILGSRLHLTEISCMLLKEKAVSTLSYLFSNAKICTDELQMLYLLQTLNTYKISHGYFIIDDTMKHHTKFCKWIHGVFILFDHALGTNLKATCIVFLYYSDGALIKFPIAFRVYHKGTGTLMPWQRGKRCDCITKYDLAVEMMEWAILKGFPKCIVLADSWFGISPFIKELNRLNLDYVLEIKANLKIRESCKEPKLTPKGRLAKYQYDLVGLAKYFEKITTFVRCGFPADPETGQKEKALYITKASTVRLNAIPGKHRIVESHDPATQTIKYLLTNCLTWEATKIISVYSHRWVIEEFFKNAKQLSDMEGATIRSEQGATLALYLVSWIDFLLHLENYKQCTVGKLPKEPLTIPSIVRRAQNENLEAFVLRVQSDEDFVNKLVEFSRANMNRNRKKYKELVVINGDVTAPIKKAA; from the coding sequence ATGAAAATTCCATGTGCCAAACGGCTTGGTTTTGTTGTAAGTGGTCTCTCTTTTCTTCAACCCGCACTGACGAATGCCCAGATGTATGACTTTACCTTGGTTGCTACAGCATTAATATTAGGGTCACGTCTACATCTTACTGAAATTAGCTGTATGTTGCTGAAAGAGAAAGCAGTGAGCACACTTTCCTATCTTTTTTCGAATGCAAAAATTTGTACAGATGAATTGCAAATGCTCTATTTGCTTCAGACACTCAACACATACAAAATTTCTCATGGCTATTTCATCATAGATGATACCATGAAACATCATACCAAATTTTGTAAATGGATTCATGGTGTTTTCATATTGTTCGATCATGCACTTGGAACCAATTTAAAAGCAACTTGCATTGTTTTCCTCTATTATAGTGATGGGGCACTTATCAAATTCCCCATTGCTTTTCGAGTATATCACAAGGGAACCGGTACTCTTATGCCTTGGCAACGCGGTAAACGGTGTGACTGCATAACCAAATATGATCTTGCAGTAGAAATGATGGAGTGGGCCATATTAAAAGGGTTTCCAAAGTGTATTGTTCTTGCCGACTCCTGGTTTGGAATATCGCCATTTATCAAGGAGCTTAATCGGCTTAATCTTGACTATGTGCTTGAGATAAAAGCTAATCTCAAGATAAGAGAATCATGCAAAGAACCAAAGTTAACTCCAAAGGGACGATTAGCAAAATATCAATACGATCTTGTTGGATTAGCAAAATATTTTGAAAAAATAACAACCTTTGTTCGTTGTGGATTTCCTGCCGACCCGGAAACAGGTCAAAAGGAAAAAGCACTTTACATAACCAAGGCTTCAACAGTTCGCTTGAATGCCATACCTGGCAAACATCGAATAGTTGAAAGTCACGACCCTGCCACTCAAACCATCAAGTATCTCCTCACCAATTGTCTCACCTGGGAAGCCACCAAAATCATTTCTGTTTATAGCCACCGCTGGGTTATTGAGGAGTTTTTCAAGAATGCAAAGCAGTTGTCCGATATGGAGGGAGCCACTATCAGGAGTGAACAAGGCGCAACACTAGCGTTGTACCTGGTGTCCTGGATTGACTTCCTCCTCCATTTGGAGAATTACAAGCAATGCACTGTTGGAAAACTGCCAAAGGAACCATTAACGATTCCTTCAATAGTTCGCCGAGCGCAAAACGAAAATTTGGAAGCGTTTGTCTTGCGAGTACAATCCGATGAGGATTTCGTTAACAAACTGGTTGAATTCAGCAGGGCTAACATGAACCGCAATCGTAAGAAATACAAAGAGTTAGTTGTTATTAATGGGGATGTTACTGCTCCTATAAAAAAGGCCGCATAG
- a CDS encoding helix-turn-helix domain-containing protein, with the protein MMTLDLSFIGKNIRKLRRQRNWSIAKLAAKAGMNEVPLGRIERGVNAPSASVTYRLSKVLGVSIDTLFAEKEQDFRSLQHESLLEPFLITAGEKERELPSRVLLAAHELIDSFQALEDICNARKIAGIPLFVPFDPTIKEMETLSEKIRNFTGIKNGIVFDYFELFETLGFRVIVLSLPKKIESFSYYDPLNHNAFFFLMARLNPERQLFRLVYELGRILIMTNAIRQNTNPFQTAPVPEDSKEKPFTAHRAAGRFAATFLMPAKAVNNTVNQLGIKQKQWSYELLLRIKHRFGVSAEAFLYRLDELDLIDKSLVGPLKNKIHEYYAKTGFGEPDSSRRLLTPNGRLWDLVLTGKESEEGKEEVSAIEDTLKKFNVVKK; encoded by the coding sequence ATGATGACATTAGACTTAAGCTTCATTGGGAAAAATATAAGAAAATTACGGCGACAGCGCAACTGGAGCATAGCAAAGCTGGCGGCAAAAGCAGGCATGAATGAAGTCCCCCTGGGACGGATTGAACGTGGTGTAAACGCGCCGTCTGCATCTGTAACTTACCGTCTTTCCAAAGTATTAGGAGTATCTATAGATACCCTTTTTGCCGAAAAAGAGCAGGATTTCCGTTCTCTGCAGCATGAAAGTTTACTTGAACCATTTCTCATAACAGCCGGAGAAAAAGAGAGAGAACTCCCCTCAAGGGTTTTGCTTGCAGCGCATGAATTAATCGACTCCTTCCAGGCCCTGGAAGATATTTGCAACGCACGGAAAATAGCCGGTATCCCGCTTTTTGTGCCTTTTGATCCCACAATCAAGGAAATGGAAACGCTTTCGGAAAAAATCCGCAATTTTACCGGAATAAAAAATGGTATAGTCTTTGACTATTTTGAACTTTTTGAAACCCTTGGATTCCGTGTGATCGTACTTTCCCTGCCCAAAAAAATTGAAAGCTTTTCATACTATGACCCCTTAAACCATAATGCCTTTTTCTTTCTTATGGCAAGGCTGAATCCTGAAAGGCAGCTATTCCGTCTGGTTTATGAACTTGGAAGAATCCTGATTATGACAAATGCAATCCGTCAAAATACCAACCCCTTTCAGACCGCCCCCGTCCCCGAAGATTCAAAAGAAAAACCCTTTACAGCGCATAGAGCCGCCGGACGTTTTGCGGCCACATTCCTGATGCCCGCAAAGGCCGTCAATAACACGGTTAATCAACTCGGGATTAAACAAAAACAATGGTCATATGAGCTTCTCCTGAGAATTAAACACCGATTCGGGGTATCGGCTGAAGCTTTTTTGTATCGTCTCGATGAACTCGATTTAATTGACAAATCTTTAGTTGGGCCGCTCAAAAACAAAATTCATGAATACTACGCAAAAACCGGCTTTGGCGAACCGGATTCTTCCCGAAGGCTGCTTACACCGAACGGCCGGCTTTGGGATCTGGTCTTAACCGGCAAAGAATCGGAAGAAGGGAAAGAAGAAGTCTCTGCAATTGAGGATACATTGAAAAAATTTAATGTTGTGAAAAAATAA
- the hisC gene encoding histidinol-phosphate transaminase, whose protein sequence is MTLSVPDYILSLKPYAPGKPIEELEREYGINDSIKLASNENPLGPSPMAVKAIGNVLGMLNRYPDGGGHDLTGKLSEDLNVAPENIVLGNGSDDIIGMLARVFLKPGDEAIMPKPSFLMYDIMVNSSGATPVHVPLKSLALDLQGMAAKITKKTRLIFICNPNNPTGTIVSKKDFNRFLENIPENVPVVLDEAYIEFVRDPECVNGVDYINSGRAVVTLRTFSKAYGLAGLRIGYGVMPKEIAELLHRVRQPFNANRLAQAGALAALEDEPFLTKTVGIVHKGIDYLFESLEKMRIQAFPTQANFLLIDVGRDADAVFEKMLRMGVIVRSMKSYGYPEYIRINAGLPEENARFISALKAVMQSSADTEKIKKQNLLITIDGPAGAGKTTIAKMLSDSLGYKYIDTGALYRGVAFEALSAGISHDDHTGLKQLCDKIDLNFVLVENGLRLFSGDTDLTDRIRTPEITMFASAASALPVVREALLKIQRDLGREKRAVFEGRDMGTVVFPDADLKFFLDADSSTRAVRRHKELSTSTALTVKEVKRDIDERDKNDSSRVLAPLKPADDAIIIDSTSISKEEVLAIMMSHIELHSAYRLSHK, encoded by the coding sequence ATGACTTTATCTGTTCCTGACTATATTTTATCATTAAAACCGTATGCGCCGGGAAAACCTATTGAAGAGCTGGAAAGGGAATACGGAATAAACGATTCTATAAAACTGGCATCCAACGAAAATCCGTTAGGCCCCTCTCCAATGGCTGTCAAAGCTATTGGAAACGTACTTGGAATGCTTAATCGCTATCCTGACGGAGGCGGGCATGACCTTACAGGGAAGCTGTCTGAAGATTTAAACGTCGCGCCTGAAAACATTGTTTTGGGGAACGGTTCAGATGATATTATCGGCATGCTTGCCAGGGTATTTTTAAAACCTGGTGATGAGGCTATCATGCCAAAGCCGTCTTTCCTGATGTATGATATTATGGTAAACTCGTCCGGTGCAACACCAGTTCATGTCCCTTTAAAATCACTCGCGCTTGATTTACAGGGTATGGCCGCCAAAATTACAAAAAAAACACGCCTGATTTTTATCTGTAATCCGAATAATCCAACAGGCACCATAGTATCAAAAAAAGATTTTAACAGGTTTCTTGAGAATATTCCTGAAAACGTTCCGGTTGTTCTTGATGAAGCCTATATAGAATTTGTGCGTGATCCTGAATGCGTTAACGGTGTTGATTATATAAATAGTGGCAGGGCGGTTGTTACTCTTCGCACATTTTCCAAAGCTTATGGTCTGGCAGGGCTAAGAATAGGATATGGTGTAATGCCCAAAGAGATTGCTGAATTACTGCACAGGGTCAGGCAGCCTTTTAATGCCAATAGACTTGCTCAGGCAGGAGCATTAGCCGCCCTGGAAGATGAGCCGTTTTTAACAAAAACTGTAGGCATTGTACATAAAGGGATTGATTATTTATTTGAATCCCTTGAAAAGATGCGGATACAAGCCTTTCCAACCCAGGCAAATTTTCTATTGATTGATGTGGGTCGGGATGCCGATGCTGTTTTCGAAAAAATGCTCAGAATGGGTGTTATTGTCCGGTCGATGAAATCATACGGATATCCTGAATATATAAGGATCAACGCGGGACTGCCGGAGGAGAATGCCAGATTTATTTCAGCCTTGAAAGCTGTCATGCAAAGTTCGGCCGATACTGAAAAAATTAAAAAACAAAACCTGCTGATCACCATTGACGGGCCTGCAGGGGCCGGCAAAACAACAATCGCCAAAATGCTTTCGGATAGTCTTGGTTATAAATATATCGATACCGGCGCTCTTTACAGGGGAGTCGCCTTTGAAGCGCTATCAGCCGGGATTAGCCATGATGACCATACCGGGTTAAAGCAGCTTTGTGATAAAATTGATTTGAATTTTGTCCTTGTTGAAAATGGACTGCGTCTCTTTTCGGGTGATACGGATCTTACCGATAGAATCAGGACACCGGAAATAACGATGTTTGCCTCTGCAGCATCTGCCCTGCCGGTTGTCAGGGAAGCGCTTTTAAAAATTCAAAGAGATCTGGGCAGAGAAAAAAGGGCTGTATTTGAGGGGCGGGATATGGGAACAGTGGTCTTTCCTGATGCAGATCTGAAATTTTTCCTCGATGCGGACAGCAGCACAAGAGCCGTCAGAAGGCATAAGGAGTTATCCACAAGCACTGCCCTGACAGTAAAAGAGGTTAAGAGAGATATTGATGAGAGAGACAAAAACGACAGCTCAAGAGTATTGGCTCCTTTAAAGCCGGCGGATGATGCTATAATAATAGATTCCACATCTATTTCGAAAGAGGAAGTCTTGGCGATTATGATGTCGCACATAGAACTTCATAGTGCATATAGATTGTCACATAAATAA